A genome region from Variovorax paradoxus includes the following:
- a CDS encoding CmpA/NrtA family ABC transporter substrate-binding protein, translated as MTDLLKARLSRRRVLQAAAIGAVGIDPALRAAVWAQGSDKPEKEEVKIGFIPLTDCASVVMASVLGIDKKYGVKIVPSKEASWAGVRDKLANGELDFAHVLYGLVYGMHLGLSGPKKDMAVLMTLNNNGQAITLSKKLADKGAVDAASLAKLIASEKREYTFAQTFPTGTHAMWLYYWLASAGIDPFKDVKNITVPPPQMVANMRVGNMDGYCVGEPWGQRAIMDGIGITAITTQDIWKDHPEKVLGTTAEFAKKYPNTARAVTAAILEASKWIDTGLQNKNKMAETIADKSYVNTSVDAINQRILGRYTNGLGKSWDDPNHMKFYNGGAVNFPYLSDGMWFLTQHKRWGLLKEHPDYLKVATEINRIDIYKQAAAATQTPVPKDAMRSSKLFDGSVWDGKDPKKYAESFKLQA; from the coding sequence ATGACCGATCTGCTCAAAGCCCGCCTCAGCCGGCGCCGCGTCCTGCAAGCCGCCGCCATCGGCGCCGTGGGCATCGACCCCGCCCTGCGCGCGGCTGTCTGGGCCCAGGGCTCCGACAAGCCCGAGAAGGAAGAAGTGAAGATCGGCTTCATTCCGCTGACCGACTGCGCCAGCGTGGTGATGGCCTCGGTGCTGGGCATCGACAAGAAGTACGGCGTGAAGATCGTGCCCAGCAAGGAAGCCAGTTGGGCCGGCGTGCGCGACAAGCTCGCCAACGGCGAGCTCGATTTCGCCCACGTGCTCTACGGCCTGGTCTACGGCATGCACCTCGGCCTGAGCGGCCCGAAGAAGGACATGGCCGTGCTCATGACCCTGAACAACAACGGCCAGGCCATCACGCTGTCGAAGAAGCTCGCCGACAAGGGCGCCGTCGATGCCGCCTCGCTCGCCAAGCTCATCGCCAGCGAGAAGCGCGAATACACCTTCGCCCAGACTTTCCCCACCGGCACGCACGCCATGTGGCTCTACTACTGGCTCGCATCGGCCGGCATCGATCCGTTCAAGGACGTGAAGAACATCACCGTGCCGCCTCCGCAGATGGTGGCCAACATGCGCGTGGGCAACATGGACGGCTACTGCGTGGGCGAGCCCTGGGGCCAGCGCGCCATCATGGACGGCATCGGCATCACGGCCATCACCACGCAGGACATCTGGAAGGACCACCCCGAGAAGGTGCTGGGCACCACCGCCGAGTTCGCGAAGAAGTACCCCAACACGGCACGCGCCGTGACCGCCGCGATCCTCGAGGCGAGCAAGTGGATCGACACCGGCCTGCAGAACAAGAACAAGATGGCCGAGACCATCGCCGACAAGAGCTACGTCAACACCAGCGTGGACGCCATCAACCAGCGCATCCTCGGCCGCTATACCAACGGCCTGGGCAAGAGCTGGGACGACCCCAACCACATGAAGTTCTACAACGGCGGCGCGGTGAACTTCCCGTACCTGTCGGACGGCATGTGGTTCCTCACGCAGCACAAGCGCTGGGGCCTGCTCAAGGAGCACCCCGACTACCTGAAGGTGGCCACCGAGATCAACCGCATCGACATCTACAAGCAGGCCGCCGCCGCCACGCAGACGCCGGTGCCCAAGGACGCGATGCGCAGCAGCAAGCTCTTCGACGGCTCCGTCTGGGATGGCAAGGACCCGAAGAAATACGCCGAATCGTTCAAGTTGCAAGCCTGA
- the ntrB gene encoding nitrate ABC transporter permease — MVSAVFHSPLDASLPVPHAGEGRTESVPRAEAAPRPAALPRAQKERRQLDLRAFWMRVLPPFAGFGLLLIVWQLVAASSTTGFPTPLATWQQAVTVFSDPFYSKGPNDQGVGWNVLSSLQRVALGFGLAALVGIPAGFAIGRFEFLSRMFNPLISLLRPVSPLAWLPIGLLVFKGANPAAIWTIFICSIWPMIINTAVGVQRVPTDYMNVAKVLNLSEWKILTSILFPAVLPYMLTGVRLAVGTAWLVIVAAEMLTGGVGIGFWVWDEWNNLNVANIIIAIFVIGIVGLVLEFALIKLATAFTFEEVKS, encoded by the coding sequence ATGGTCAGCGCTGTTTTTCATTCGCCCCTGGATGCCTCGCTCCCTGTGCCGCATGCGGGAGAGGGCCGGACTGAAAGTGTGCCCCGTGCGGAGGCCGCCCCTCGGCCCGCCGCGCTTCCCCGAGCGCAGAAGGAACGCAGGCAACTCGACCTGCGTGCATTCTGGATGCGCGTGCTGCCCCCGTTCGCAGGCTTCGGGCTCCTGCTCATCGTGTGGCAGCTCGTCGCCGCGAGCAGCACCACCGGCTTTCCGACGCCGCTGGCCACATGGCAGCAGGCGGTGACGGTCTTCAGCGATCCGTTCTACAGCAAGGGCCCGAACGACCAGGGCGTGGGCTGGAACGTGCTCTCGTCGCTGCAGCGCGTGGCGCTGGGCTTCGGCCTCGCGGCGCTGGTCGGCATCCCGGCGGGCTTCGCGATCGGACGCTTCGAGTTCCTGTCGCGCATGTTCAATCCGCTCATCAGCCTGCTGCGCCCGGTGTCGCCGCTCGCGTGGCTGCCCATCGGCCTGCTGGTCTTCAAGGGAGCCAACCCGGCGGCCATCTGGACCATCTTCATCTGCTCGATCTGGCCGATGATCATCAACACCGCCGTGGGCGTTCAGCGCGTGCCCACCGACTACATGAACGTGGCCAAGGTGCTGAACCTGAGCGAATGGAAGATCCTCACCAGCATCCTGTTTCCCGCGGTGCTGCCATACATGCTGACCGGCGTGCGGCTGGCCGTGGGCACCGCGTGGCTGGTGATCGTGGCGGCCGAAATGCTCACCGGTGGCGTCGGCATCGGCTTCTGGGTGTGGGACGAGTGGAACAACCTGAACGTCGCCAACATCATCATCGCGATCTTCGTGATCGGCATCGTCGGCCTGGTGCTGGAATTCGCGCTCATCAAGCTCGCGACCGCATTCACCTTCGAAGAGGTGAAGTCATGA
- a CDS encoding ABC transporter ATP-binding protein, translated as MTDDSKYIEIHGVEQAFKTPKGRFVALRDVNLNVAKGEFVTLIGHSGCGKSTLLNLVAGLTTPTQGALLCANKEIKGPGPERAVVFQNHSLLPWLTCFENVYLAVERVFAGSENKAQLRARTDAALALVGLAPAAQKRPGEISGGMKQRVGIARALSMEPKVLLMDEPFGALDALTRARLQDELLAIVQKTRSTVIMVTHDVDEAVLLSDRIVMLTNGPAATIGEVLSVGIPRPRNRVDLAEDPAYVHARKAVIDFLYMRQAHVEKAAA; from the coding sequence ATGACTGACGACAGCAAGTACATCGAGATCCACGGCGTCGAGCAGGCGTTCAAGACTCCCAAGGGCCGTTTCGTCGCGCTGCGCGACGTCAACCTGAACGTGGCCAAGGGCGAGTTCGTCACGCTCATCGGCCACTCGGGCTGCGGCAAGTCGACGCTGCTGAACCTCGTAGCCGGGCTCACCACGCCCACCCAGGGTGCGCTGCTGTGCGCCAACAAGGAAATCAAGGGGCCCGGCCCCGAACGCGCGGTGGTGTTCCAGAACCACTCGCTGCTACCCTGGCTCACCTGCTTCGAGAACGTGTACCTCGCCGTGGAGCGTGTGTTCGCCGGCAGCGAGAACAAGGCGCAGCTGCGCGCGCGTACCGACGCCGCGCTGGCGCTGGTGGGCCTCGCGCCCGCCGCGCAGAAGCGGCCCGGCGAGATCTCCGGCGGCATGAAGCAGCGCGTGGGCATCGCGCGCGCGCTGTCGATGGAACCCAAGGTGCTGCTGATGGACGAACCCTTCGGCGCACTCGACGCCCTCACGCGCGCCAGGCTGCAGGACGAACTTCTTGCCATCGTGCAGAAGACCCGGAGCACCGTGATCATGGTCACGCACGACGTCGACGAGGCCGTGCTGCTCAGCGATCGCATCGTGATGCTCACCAACGGCCCGGCCGCCACCATCGGCGAGGTGCTCAGCGTGGGAATTCCGCGCCCCCGCAACCGCGTCGACCTGGCGGAAGACCCGGCCTACGTGCACGCGCGCAAGGCCGTGATCGACTTCCTCTACATGCGCCAGGCCCACGTGGAGAAAGCCGCGGCCTGA
- a CDS encoding nitrate reductase, whose protein sequence is MRETRSTCPYCGVGCGVIIESDGTEITGVRGDPDHPANFGRLCTKGSTLHLTASATVTRQTRLLQPMQRLSRGEAPVATSWDSALDLAAGKFAQVVREHGPDAAGFYVSGQLLTEDYYVFNKLAKGLVGTNNIDTNSRLCMSSAVAGYKQALGADAPPTCYDDLKHAQCLFIVGSNTAWAHPILFRRIEDAKAANPALKIVVADPRRTDTAEIADLFLPIQPGTDVMLFNGMLHLMLREGWTDAAYIAAHTSGFGALEATVRECTPGKVAQVCGIPVYDLLAAARLFATSAATLSLYCQGLNQSSSGTAKNASLINLHLATAQIGRPGAGPFSLTGQPNAMGGREVGGLANLLSAHRDMANPAHRAEVAALWGVPSVPGKPGRTAVEMFQAAADGEIRALWIACTNPAQSMPDQATVRRALERAEFVVVQEAFATTATCAFADLLLPATTWGEKEGTVTNSERRISRVRPAVPAPGEARNDWSIAVAFAHRLERQLGRGFTLFPYETPEQVWNEHRESTRGRDLDITGMSYAMLETAGPQQWPMKEGDTVGRVRLYEDGVFPTPDGRARFVDTVYRPVAEAREARYPFSLNTGRLRDQWHGMSRTGTAGRLFGHVPEPAVQLHAQDMARRQIGEGDLVHVTSKRGSILLPARASAEVGLNQAFIAMHWGEEYLGGCSSTGTRLAGINALTTPAFCPSSKQPELKHTAVKILKAELPWSLLGMAWLPAGEALAAQRALQPLMAMFPFAVCVPFAGSTQGQARSGLLFRAAAHEAPDDALLEKIEGLLGLQAADILRYADRRRGQRRCARLVRRVDGSAALEAFLLGGDTSAEAWIATLLREELPAQTYGRMLLSPGARAPVAVQSRGRTVCTCFDVADAAIQSELVRCSGTPDERLARLQGALKCGTNCGSCIPELKRMVRATPVEVEAVETAAS, encoded by the coding sequence ATGCGCGAGACGCGCTCCACCTGCCCTTACTGCGGCGTCGGCTGCGGGGTCATCATCGAATCGGACGGCACCGAGATCACCGGCGTGCGCGGCGATCCCGACCACCCGGCGAACTTCGGGCGCCTGTGCACCAAGGGCTCGACACTGCACCTCACGGCCAGCGCCACGGTCACGCGGCAGACGCGTCTGCTGCAGCCGATGCAGCGCCTCTCACGCGGCGAGGCGCCCGTCGCAACCTCGTGGGACAGCGCACTCGACCTCGCCGCCGGCAAGTTCGCCCAGGTTGTGCGCGAGCACGGGCCGGACGCGGCAGGCTTCTATGTGTCGGGCCAGCTGCTCACAGAGGACTACTATGTCTTCAACAAGCTCGCCAAGGGGCTGGTGGGCACCAACAACATCGACACCAACTCGCGGCTGTGCATGAGCAGCGCGGTGGCCGGCTACAAGCAGGCACTGGGCGCCGATGCACCGCCGACTTGCTACGACGACCTGAAGCATGCGCAGTGCCTGTTCATCGTCGGCAGCAACACGGCCTGGGCGCACCCCATACTTTTTCGCCGCATCGAGGACGCGAAAGCCGCGAACCCGGCGCTGAAGATCGTCGTGGCCGATCCGCGCCGCACCGACACGGCCGAGATCGCCGACCTGTTCCTGCCCATCCAGCCCGGCACCGACGTGATGCTGTTCAACGGCATGCTGCACCTGATGCTGCGCGAAGGCTGGACCGACGCGGCCTACATCGCGGCGCACACCAGCGGCTTCGGGGCGCTCGAAGCCACGGTGCGCGAGTGCACACCCGGGAAGGTGGCGCAGGTCTGCGGCATTCCGGTGTACGACCTGCTCGCAGCGGCGCGGCTCTTCGCCACCTCCGCGGCCACGCTGAGCCTGTATTGCCAGGGCCTGAACCAGTCGTCGAGCGGCACCGCGAAGAACGCGTCGCTCATCAACCTGCACCTGGCCACCGCGCAGATCGGCCGCCCCGGCGCGGGACCGTTCTCGCTGACCGGCCAGCCCAACGCCATGGGCGGTCGAGAGGTGGGCGGACTGGCCAACCTGCTGAGCGCGCACCGCGACATGGCCAACCCCGCGCACCGGGCCGAGGTGGCCGCGCTGTGGGGCGTGCCTTCGGTGCCCGGGAAGCCCGGCAGGACGGCCGTGGAGATGTTCCAGGCCGCGGCCGATGGCGAGATCCGCGCCCTCTGGATCGCGTGCACCAATCCTGCGCAGTCGATGCCCGACCAGGCCACAGTGCGCCGCGCGCTGGAGCGCGCCGAGTTCGTCGTGGTGCAGGAGGCCTTCGCCACCACGGCCACCTGCGCCTTCGCCGACCTGCTCCTGCCTGCCACCACCTGGGGCGAGAAGGAAGGCACCGTGACCAACAGCGAGCGCCGCATCTCGCGCGTGCGCCCTGCCGTGCCGGCGCCGGGCGAGGCGCGCAACGACTGGTCGATCGCGGTGGCCTTCGCCCACCGCCTCGAGCGGCAGCTGGGCCGCGGCTTCACGCTGTTTCCGTACGAGACGCCCGAGCAGGTGTGGAACGAGCACCGCGAGTCGACGCGCGGGCGCGACCTGGACATCACCGGCATGAGCTACGCGATGCTGGAGACCGCCGGCCCCCAGCAATGGCCGATGAAGGAAGGCGACACCGTCGGCCGCGTGCGCCTGTACGAAGACGGCGTGTTTCCCACGCCGGACGGTCGCGCGCGCTTCGTCGACACCGTCTACCGGCCGGTGGCCGAGGCCCGCGAGGCGCGCTACCCGTTCTCGCTCAATACCGGCCGCCTGCGCGACCAGTGGCACGGCATGAGCCGCACCGGTACCGCCGGCCGGCTTTTCGGGCATGTGCCCGAACCCGCCGTGCAGTTGCATGCGCAGGACATGGCGCGCCGCCAGATCGGCGAAGGCGACCTGGTGCATGTCACCTCGAAGCGCGGCTCGATCCTGCTGCCGGCGCGCGCCAGCGCCGAGGTGGGGCTGAACCAGGCCTTCATCGCGATGCACTGGGGCGAGGAATACCTGGGCGGCTGCTCGTCGACCGGCACGCGGCTCGCGGGCATCAATGCGCTGACGACGCCCGCCTTCTGCCCCAGCTCGAAGCAACCCGAGCTGAAGCACACGGCGGTGAAGATCCTCAAGGCCGAACTGCCCTGGTCGCTGCTGGGCATGGCGTGGCTGCCGGCGGGCGAGGCGCTTGCCGCGCAGCGCGCGCTGCAGCCGCTGATGGCAATGTTCCCGTTCGCAGTCTGCGTGCCGTTTGCGGGCAGCACGCAAGGCCAGGCGCGCAGCGGCCTGCTCTTTCGCGCCGCCGCCCACGAGGCGCCCGATGACGCGCTGCTAGAGAAGATCGAAGGGCTGCTCGGCCTGCAGGCTGCAGACATCCTGCGCTATGCCGACCGCCGCCGCGGCCAGCGCCGCTGCGCGCGGCTGGTGCGCCGCGTCGACGGCAGCGCGGCGCTGGAGGCCTTCCTGCTGGGCGGCGACACCAGCGCCGAGGCCTGGATCGCAACGCTGCTGCGCGAGGAGCTGCCCGCGCAGACCTACGGACGCATGCTGCTGTCGCCGGGCGCGCGCGCGCCGGTGGCGGTGCAGTCGCGCGGCAGGACGGTGTGCACCTGCTTCGACGTGGCCGACGCGGCGATCCAGTCCGAACTGGTGCGCTGCAGCGGCACGCCGGACGAGCGGCTGGCCAGGCTGCAGGGAGCGCTGAAATGCGGCACCAATTGCGGCTCGTGCATTCCGGAACTCAAGCGGATGGTGCGGGCGACGCCGGTGGAGGTGGAGGCGGTGGAGACGGCCGCCTCATGA
- the ybiB gene encoding DNA-binding protein YbiB, which produces MGISQYIKEIGRGARGARPLTREAATDLFGQVLDGTVTDLELGAFCLAMRIKGETPEEMAGFLDATHARLERIPPGDRPLVVLPSYNGARKLPVLTPLLALLLAREGLPVLVHGSASETSRVLASNVLAALGVTPMTAIRPVASGEAAFAPTELLNPALKRLLDVRRVVGLRNPGHSVVKLMQPGAGSCVVVASYTHPEYARTMGETFELTAMTALLSRGLEGEVVSDPRRTAQIDGFVRGVRTELQAQQPGTAADVPGLPREIDVATTADYTRRVLAGELPVPEAIATQVGHITQLASHA; this is translated from the coding sequence ATGGGAATCAGCCAATACATCAAGGAAATCGGCCGCGGCGCGCGAGGCGCCAGGCCGCTCACGCGCGAAGCGGCCACCGATCTCTTCGGCCAGGTGCTGGACGGCACCGTCACCGACCTGGAGCTCGGCGCCTTCTGCCTGGCCATGCGCATCAAGGGCGAGACGCCCGAGGAGATGGCCGGCTTCCTCGACGCCACCCACGCGCGGCTGGAGCGAATCCCGCCCGGTGACCGCCCGCTGGTGGTGCTGCCCAGCTACAACGGCGCACGCAAGCTCCCGGTGCTCACGCCGCTGCTGGCGCTGCTGCTGGCGCGCGAAGGCCTGCCGGTGCTGGTGCATGGCAGCGCCAGCGAAACCTCCCGCGTGCTGGCGTCGAACGTGCTCGCCGCACTCGGCGTGACGCCGATGACCGCCATCCGCCCCGTCGCCAGCGGCGAAGCGGCCTTCGCGCCCACCGAGCTGCTGAACCCCGCCCTGAAGCGCCTGCTCGACGTGCGCCGCGTGGTCGGCCTGCGCAATCCGGGCCACAGCGTGGTGAAGCTGATGCAGCCCGGCGCCGGCTCCTGCGTGGTGGTGGCCAGCTACACGCATCCCGAATACGCACGCACCATGGGCGAGACCTTCGAGCTCACGGCCATGACCGCCCTGCTCTCGCGCGGCCTCGAAGGCGAAGTGGTGTCCGACCCACGCCGCACCGCGCAGATCGACGGCTTCGTGCGCGGCGTGCGCACCGAACTGCAGGCCCAGCAGCCCGGCACCGCCGCGGACGTGCCCGGCCTGCCCAGGGAGATCGACGTCGCCACCACCGCCGACTACACGCGCCGCGTGCTGGCCGGCGAGCTTCCCGTACCCGAGGCCATCGCGACGCAGGTCGGGCACATCACGCAACTGGCATCCCACG